A genome region from Akkermansiaceae bacterium includes the following:
- the tviB gene encoding Vi polysaccharide biosynthesis UDP-N-acetylglucosamine C-6 dehydrogenase TviB, translating into MQLNPKETKIAVIGLGYVGLPLAVEFGKRHEVRGFDIDPSRIAALREGRDSTLECSPEELASAGRLSFTCDPGDLGECNVYIVTVPTPIDSSNRPDLTPLLRASETVGGVIARGDFVIYESTVYPGATEEDCIPVVERVSGLRLNEDFYAGYSPERINPGDKVHRLTMIRKVTSGSTPEAAEFVDSLYSGIITAGTHKAASIRTAEAAKVIENTQRDVNIALVNELALIFNRMGLDTLDVLEAAGSKWNFLPFRPGLVGGHCIGVDPYYLTHKAQQCGYHPEMILAGRRINDNMSGYIVSEVIKLFLLRRLPVNGARVLVMGLSFKENCPDIRNTKVIDVIRQLESYGCHVDVHDPWPEPEEVLRIHGLKLIASGAELVAGTYDAVIVAVAHEEFRKAGHRWVRSLTTPQGILYDVKYLLPQDAVDGRL; encoded by the coding sequence ATGCAACTGAACCCCAAAGAGACGAAGATCGCCGTGATCGGCCTTGGCTATGTGGGGCTGCCGCTGGCGGTCGAGTTCGGCAAGCGGCACGAAGTCCGCGGCTTTGACATAGATCCCTCCCGCATCGCGGCGCTCAGGGAAGGTAGGGACTCGACCCTGGAATGCTCGCCCGAAGAGCTTGCATCCGCCGGGCGGCTTTCCTTCACATGCGACCCCGGGGATCTGGGCGAATGCAATGTCTATATCGTCACCGTGCCGACACCGATCGACTCATCCAACCGCCCCGACCTCACCCCCTTGCTGCGCGCAAGCGAGACGGTGGGGGGTGTCATCGCCCGGGGGGATTTCGTCATTTATGAATCCACGGTCTATCCCGGGGCGACAGAGGAGGATTGCATCCCGGTGGTGGAAAGAGTCAGCGGGCTCAGGCTCAATGAGGATTTTTACGCAGGCTACAGCCCCGAGCGCATCAACCCCGGGGACAAGGTGCACCGCCTGACGATGATACGGAAAGTCACATCCGGATCGACACCCGAGGCCGCGGAGTTTGTCGATTCCCTCTATTCGGGCATCATCACGGCGGGCACCCACAAGGCCGCCTCGATCCGCACCGCCGAGGCCGCGAAGGTCATCGAGAACACCCAGCGGGACGTGAACATCGCGCTGGTCAACGAGCTGGCCCTCATTTTCAACCGGATGGGACTCGATACCCTCGATGTGCTTGAGGCGGCCGGCAGCAAATGGAATTTCCTGCCTTTCCGCCCGGGGCTTGTCGGCGGCCACTGTATCGGCGTGGATCCCTATTACCTGACCCACAAGGCGCAGCAATGCGGCTACCACCCGGAGATGATCCTCGCCGGACGCCGCATCAACGACAACATGAGCGGCTACATCGTCTCGGAGGTGATCAAACTTTTCCTTTTGCGCAGGTTGCCTGTCAACGGTGCACGGGTGCTTGTGATGGGGCTTTCCTTCAAGGAAAACTGTCCGGATATCCGCAACACCAAGGTCATCGACGTGATCCGGCAGCTAGAATCCTATGGCTGCCACGTTGACGTGCACGACCCGTGGCCCGAGCCGGAGGAGGTTTTGCGGATCCACGGCCTGAAGCTCATCGCATCCGGCGCGGAGCTTGTGGCCGGCACTTACGATGCGGTGATCGTTGCCGTCGCCCATGAGGAATTCCGCAAGGCGGGGCATCGTTGGGTACGCAGCCTGACCACCCCGCAGGGCATCCTGTATGATGTGAAATATCTCCTCCCGCAGGACGCCGTGGATGGAAGGTTGTAG
- a CDS encoding serine acetyltransferase → MTKREFTLLVREDLYRYEGRLGAGAFLHAWRHESGFRITFLMRLCRMLRSHSATRYGIYHIASSLHRRAAVRHGVFMDPMMDVGGGLYLAHALNIVVNRRCRIGRNVNISHGVTLGIANRGPKPGTPEIGDHVYIGPGAVVFGAIRLGDHAAIGANAVVTKDVPPGSVVVGIPGKVISQDGSAGYVNNTLPGSEAYQPPQTEDNGNACN, encoded by the coding sequence ATGACCAAAAGGGAGTTCACACTGCTGGTCCGCGAGGATCTCTACCGCTACGAGGGGCGGCTGGGGGCGGGCGCCTTCCTCCATGCGTGGAGGCATGAGTCGGGGTTCCGCATCACTTTTCTGATGCGTTTGTGCAGGATGCTCAGGAGCCACAGCGCCACCCGATACGGCATCTATCACATCGCCTCCTCCCTGCACCGGAGGGCTGCCGTACGGCATGGCGTTTTCATGGATCCGATGATGGATGTCGGCGGCGGTCTCTATCTCGCGCACGCGCTCAACATCGTGGTGAACCGCCGCTGCCGCATCGGCCGCAACGTGAACATCTCCCACGGCGTGACCCTCGGGATCGCCAACCGAGGCCCGAAACCGGGAACTCCGGAGATAGGTGACCATGTGTATATCGGCCCGGGTGCGGTTGTCTTCGGGGCGATCCGCCTCGGAGACCATGCCGCGATTGGCGCAAATGCCGTTGTCACGAAGGATGTCCCGCCCGGCTCGGTGGTCGTAGGGATCCCCGGCAAGGTGATTTCGCAAGACGGGTCCGCCGGATATGTGAACAACACGCTCCCCGGATCCGAAGCCTATCAGCCGCCCCAAACCGAAGACAATGGAAACGCATGCAACTGA
- a CDS encoding class I SAM-dependent methyltransferase produces the protein MTSLLKKIANSILRPLRLELRRSPEKGDAWPYDLSGLQREVLGKVEPFTMTTPERIAVLVDAIQHIEARRIEGDIVECGVWRGGSAMAMAETLIKRGSTERHLWLYDTFEGMSEPTEADTSYDGELAARQLARTEKSDARSVWCISPLDEVRANMASTSYPAERITLVKGKVEDTIPQTVPDRIALLRLDTDWYESTKHELEHLYPRLVPGGILIIDDYGFWQGARKAVDEYFQSHPPGPMLCRVDASARIGVKP, from the coding sequence ATGACATCCTTACTCAAAAAAATCGCCAACTCAATCCTGAGGCCGCTGCGCCTCGAACTCAGGCGCTCTCCCGAGAAGGGCGACGCATGGCCATACGATCTCTCAGGCCTGCAGCGCGAGGTGCTTGGAAAGGTGGAACCCTTCACGATGACGACGCCGGAGCGCATCGCGGTTCTCGTCGATGCGATCCAGCACATTGAGGCGCGCCGGATCGAGGGCGATATTGTGGAATGCGGTGTCTGGCGGGGCGGTTCGGCGATGGCGATGGCCGAGACGCTCATCAAGCGCGGTTCCACCGAGCGTCATCTATGGCTCTACGATACCTTTGAGGGCATGAGCGAGCCTACCGAGGCGGACACTAGCTATGACGGGGAGCTTGCCGCCCGGCAGCTTGCCCGTACGGAAAAATCGGATGCCAGATCCGTTTGGTGCATTTCACCGCTCGACGAAGTGCGCGCAAACATGGCGTCCACCAGCTATCCGGCGGAAAGGATCACACTGGTGAAGGGTAAGGTGGAAGACACCATCCCGCAAACGGTGCCCGACCGCATCGCATTGCTGAGGCTCGACACGGATTGGTATGAATCGACGAAACATGAGTTGGAGCACCTCTATCCCAGGCTGGTTCCGGGCGGCATTCTCATCATCGACGACTACGGTTTCTGGCAGGGTGCAAGAAAGGCTGTCGATGAGTATTTCCAAAGCCACCCTCCCGGTCCCATGCTCTGCCGGGTGGACGCATCCGCGCGCATCGGCGTGAAGCCATGA
- a CDS encoding DUF5011 domain-containing protein, protein MPIGFTFTYGGVGYTTCQMSTNGVLFFTNPTSQFSNTALTSITNSQGIYPLWDDLYVGPSGNPIPSTAVYATTGAPGSRIFVMQWTNWYSFGESFEVGTFNVVLYEGSNKIDIYYRNMLGASAQRGYGASATIGLVSSGGYVNQYSLNSPVATEGRLLTYTPAAGGNTPYSLSVQDVTPATAAAIPTYFLFAVTNPKQPLNLSANPGSPNATSATLTWSLGNNGVDPSNFTIRYSTSPSMAGFIETSAIAAPGQPYVLTGLTQGVTYYWQVVSRNATNYSTSTTSTFVQTPNTPPVAFAGSFTTQLDTSYSGTLVATDADNSPPSSGLIYSITTPPAHGSAVITNSATGAFTYTPTTGVSGATSFGFRAFDGTAFSNEAFISLNVISNLPPVVTLNGPSSVTLECFVDFYTELGATATDPEDGSRPVVISGTVDRTKVGVYTRTYTATDSEGATGTATRTINVVDTLPPVISAPSGILVPSAIGGLSERIFYSPTITASDRAQGNVAVHPYRTRRAPGSRSARPPSPAPPPTSTATPRRPHSMSSSSSCRNRPAPATWMSSASAAMLCLREPPVRSSTSTTPSSTTPAT, encoded by the coding sequence GTGCCGATCGGTTTCACCTTCACCTACGGCGGTGTTGGATACACCACCTGCCAGATGAGCACCAATGGGGTGCTCTTCTTTACCAATCCGACATCCCAATTCAGCAACACTGCTCTGACTTCGATAACCAACAGCCAGGGCATCTATCCTCTCTGGGACGATCTTTATGTCGGACCCAGCGGCAACCCGATACCTTCCACCGCGGTTTACGCCACAACAGGCGCGCCCGGCAGCCGCATCTTCGTCATGCAGTGGACCAACTGGTATAGCTTTGGCGAAAGTTTCGAGGTTGGAACTTTCAATGTTGTCTTATACGAAGGTTCAAATAAAATCGACATCTACTATAGGAACATGCTGGGAGCAAGTGCCCAGCGCGGTTACGGGGCATCAGCCACCATCGGACTCGTGTCCTCCGGCGGCTACGTGAATCAATATTCCCTCAACTCGCCGGTAGCCACCGAAGGAAGGTTGCTGACCTACACCCCCGCTGCGGGTGGCAACACCCCTTACTCCCTTTCCGTCCAGGACGTGACCCCGGCGACCGCAGCCGCCATCCCGACCTATTTCCTATTCGCCGTCACGAATCCGAAGCAGCCTTTGAACCTATCCGCCAATCCAGGCTCACCGAACGCCACCTCGGCAACCCTTACATGGAGCCTCGGGAACAATGGCGTAGACCCTAGCAACTTCACCATCCGCTACTCCACAAGCCCCTCCATGGCAGGCTTTATCGAAACTTCCGCCATCGCAGCTCCCGGCCAGCCATATGTTCTCACCGGCCTCACCCAGGGAGTGACATATTACTGGCAGGTCGTATCGCGCAACGCGACGAATTACTCGACATCAACCACTTCCACATTCGTGCAGACACCCAACACCCCGCCTGTTGCGTTCGCGGGTTCTTTCACCACACAGCTCGACACTTCCTACAGCGGCACACTTGTGGCCACCGATGCAGACAATTCGCCACCCAGCAGCGGACTCATCTACTCCATCACCACCCCTCCCGCGCATGGAAGCGCGGTGATTACAAATTCTGCGACGGGGGCTTTCACCTACACCCCCACAACGGGTGTTTCCGGAGCCACCAGCTTCGGATTCAGGGCATTCGATGGCACCGCATTCTCCAACGAAGCATTCATCAGCCTCAACGTGATTTCCAATCTCCCCCCCGTCGTCACGCTCAACGGCCCGAGCAGCGTGACCCTGGAGTGCTTCGTGGATTTCTACACCGAACTGGGCGCCACCGCGACGGATCCCGAGGACGGCTCCCGCCCGGTGGTCATCAGCGGCACGGTTGACCGCACGAAGGTCGGGGTATACACCAGGACATACACCGCCACCGACAGCGAGGGCGCCACCGGCACGGCCACCCGCACCATCAACGTGGTGGACACCCTCCCACCCGTCATCTCCGCCCCCTCCGGCATCCTCGTGCCCTCCGCCATCGGCGGCCTCAGCGAGAGGATCTTCTACTCCCCGACGATCACCGCCAGCGACAGGGCGCAGGGCAACGTGGCCGTGCACCCATATCGCACCCGACGGGCACCAGGTTCCCGGTCGGCAAGACCACCGTCACCTGCACCGCCACCGACCTCTACGGCAACTCCGCGACGGCCGCATTCGATGTCATCGTCCTCGAGCTGCAGGAATCGCCCGGCACCCGCTACATGGATGTCGTCAGCTTCCGCGGCGATGCTGTGCCTGCGGGAGCCTCCGGTGAGATCTTCAACGTCAACAACGCCTTCATCAACAACGCCGGCGACGTGA
- a CDS encoding DUF5011 domain-containing protein, protein MKKPTALITAAALLTTACLAATPSGTSTGIPSITEQQLSEIAAAAAMRWEATGLTDSQKETLRGLRYEISDMQGSVLGSYREGKVCIDTNAAAKAGYIDATPGSDEEFRSFGSSTQLAAKEGISGGLDLLSVVLQEQGHALGLKDSFRDADNVMFAFNAKGIRLLPAAGQAEGSIPGSLTGTHFSHYRGGSVTHTVSATGLVTIEVFSVWGSFISQPTFQMYTGPSQGGSFLGNFVTLQDTPNYASGTELGGAGFTVSRYVAVYQLPSAGTYYATWNSCCRVDGINNAPANSWELETGIVWNGSTASASPTQREATIDVVARGFNYVQNLNSVDPDGSPVSYGFLVGAGDPQYGAATQIPGINLDGLGNVNISSANTASLALGRWIYKTRVTDGQGAYSDRDVMIVVENASSGPGLNPNAPVLAPIANRTVAVGSPLSFVVSATDADNDSLTIRAQLLPSGSTLPQATAVGTVNSTFNWTPAPGQEGVYTINVEAFDNVAVPIIASQQVQITVTGANDPPVLDPIGNKSVANGGTLSFTISGSDPDMDGLTYSAFFLPSGASFNPGTRTFTWTPTAGQYNNTFTNVRFRVTDDGVPNLFTEEAINITVGAGNVAPVIAPVATVTAQLNQPLTIPISVTDSAGQTISVTAPIIPAGGSFTSTPGTSPVSGTFTWTPTVAGPATLRIRAEDNGAPILSSFQDITINVTSNLPPVVTLNGPSSVTLECFVDFYTELGATATDPEDGSRPVVISGTVDRTKVGVYTRTYTATDSEGATGTATRTINVVDTLPPVISAPSGILVPSAIGGLSERIFYSPTITASDRAQGNVAVVLSHPTGTRFPVGKTTVTCTATDLYGNSATAAFDVIVLELQESPGTRYMDVVSFRGDVPAGASGEIFNVNNAFINNAGDVIYDARLSGAGSNDAAVFFGPAGGVQTAIAVKGTPAGAGNFGAFSKLTLNNLGNAGFESLVGTTPGHFANTGGAVLASAQKGAASPLAGSPTYNALYQPAMASNGDLLTPAYLLLGSGSGVTIADDTVITGSAGTVIAREGSPSSIPATNYGQLHQRVVTSEAGERYAFPAFLEEAVFDPATNTGLFVGTLGAGQPSLVVREGDAAGGVSGAAFFQFLGEAVNSAGEIAMRANVTGTGITSLNNEAIWTNAGNTSLPPVLVAREGAVAPCAPRNRVAFARFTTLHMNDDGSVVFHAYLKDATGIPTVTSANDGSIWRWSGGVLSLVAREGELANNTAGARLLSINGFDCNDVGGVVYDATLVPGVGDATTATNQAVFVDRGASDPAPLLVMRRNDSFDVDGTTHSVAGIKISTESNTGGGTGGYGRAINDSGDIVFNLTLSGNKSGIFILGTPPP, encoded by the coding sequence ATGAAGAAGCCAACCGCACTCATCACGGCAGCCGCACTGCTGACCACCGCCTGCCTGGCAGCGACACCAAGCGGCACATCCACCGGAATTCCAAGCATCACCGAGCAGCAGCTCTCGGAGATCGCCGCCGCCGCCGCCATGCGATGGGAGGCCACCGGACTGACTGATTCACAGAAAGAAACGCTGCGCGGCCTGCGCTACGAGATTTCAGACATGCAAGGTAGCGTGCTTGGCTCCTACCGGGAGGGCAAGGTCTGCATCGACACGAACGCCGCCGCCAAGGCTGGGTACATTGATGCCACCCCGGGCTCCGACGAGGAATTCCGCAGCTTTGGATCGTCCACACAACTTGCCGCCAAAGAGGGCATCTCCGGAGGGTTGGACCTTCTCAGCGTTGTGCTACAGGAGCAGGGTCATGCGCTCGGCCTGAAGGACAGCTTCAGGGATGCCGACAACGTGATGTTCGCCTTCAATGCGAAGGGCATACGCCTTCTCCCTGCGGCGGGACAGGCCGAGGGATCGATTCCCGGCAGCCTCACCGGCACGCATTTCTCCCACTACCGCGGCGGCTCCGTGACCCACACGGTCAGCGCCACTGGCCTGGTGACCATCGAGGTGTTTTCCGTCTGGGGATCATTCATCAGCCAACCCACATTCCAAATGTACACGGGTCCGAGCCAAGGAGGATCTTTTTTGGGTAACTTCGTTACACTTCAAGATACACCGAACTACGCCTCCGGAACGGAATTGGGCGGAGCAGGATTCACGGTGTCTCGCTATGTGGCCGTTTACCAATTGCCTTCCGCAGGCACATACTATGCGACATGGAATTCCTGTTGCAGGGTTGACGGCATCAACAACGCGCCCGCAAACAGTTGGGAACTCGAGACCGGCATCGTATGGAACGGATCCACGGCTTCCGCAAGCCCTACCCAGCGGGAGGCAACCATCGATGTCGTTGCTAGGGGATTCAATTACGTGCAGAACCTCAATAGCGTCGATCCCGACGGATCACCTGTTAGCTATGGTTTCCTGGTTGGAGCAGGTGATCCCCAATACGGGGCGGCAACGCAAATCCCTGGTATCAATCTTGACGGATTGGGTAACGTCAACATTTCCAGCGCCAACACAGCATCCCTAGCCTTGGGTCGCTGGATTTACAAGACACGGGTGACCGACGGGCAGGGAGCCTACTCTGACCGGGATGTGATGATCGTCGTGGAGAACGCATCCTCCGGCCCCGGCTTGAACCCGAATGCCCCCGTGCTTGCTCCCATCGCGAACCGGACCGTTGCAGTGGGATCGCCCCTGAGCTTCGTTGTCTCAGCAACCGATGCGGACAACGACTCGTTGACGATACGCGCTCAGTTGCTGCCCAGCGGCTCGACCCTTCCGCAGGCCACCGCCGTGGGCACGGTGAACTCAACCTTCAACTGGACTCCCGCTCCCGGGCAGGAGGGTGTATACACCATCAACGTCGAGGCCTTCGATAATGTGGCCGTGCCCATCATTGCCAGCCAGCAGGTTCAGATCACCGTCACAGGAGCCAACGACCCGCCGGTGTTGGATCCGATCGGAAACAAGAGCGTCGCCAACGGCGGAACGCTATCATTCACCATCAGCGGCAGCGATCCGGATATGGATGGACTCACCTACAGCGCATTCTTCCTGCCCTCCGGAGCCTCCTTCAATCCCGGTACCAGGACATTCACTTGGACGCCGACCGCTGGGCAATACAACAATACCTTCACCAATGTCCGCTTCCGTGTCACCGATGACGGGGTGCCAAACCTTTTCACCGAGGAGGCCATCAATATCACGGTGGGCGCAGGAAACGTGGCACCTGTGATCGCACCGGTCGCAACCGTGACAGCCCAACTCAACCAGCCACTGACGATCCCCATCTCAGTTACGGATTCCGCAGGGCAGACGATCAGTGTCACCGCCCCTATCATACCGGCGGGCGGCTCCTTCACTTCGACCCCCGGAACCAGCCCTGTAAGCGGCACATTCACCTGGACCCCGACAGTTGCCGGGCCTGCAACCCTGCGGATTCGTGCCGAAGACAATGGCGCCCCTATCCTGAGCAGTTTCCAGGATATTACCATCAACGTAACCTCCAATCTCCCCCCCGTCGTCACGCTCAACGGCCCGAGCAGCGTGACCCTGGAGTGCTTCGTGGATTTCTACACCGAACTGGGCGCCACCGCGACGGATCCCGAGGACGGCTCCCGCCCGGTGGTCATCAGCGGCACGGTTGACCGCACGAAGGTCGGGGTATACACCAGGACATACACCGCCACCGACAGCGAGGGCGCCACCGGCACGGCCACCCGCACCATCAACGTGGTGGACACCCTCCCACCCGTCATCTCCGCCCCCTCCGGCATCCTCGTGCCCTCCGCCATCGGCGGCCTCAGCGAGAGGATCTTCTACTCCCCGACGATCACCGCCAGCGACAGGGCGCAGGGCAACGTGGCCGTGGTCCTATCGCACCCGACGGGCACCAGGTTCCCGGTCGGCAAGACCACCGTCACCTGCACCGCCACCGACCTCTACGGCAACTCCGCGACGGCCGCATTCGATGTCATCGTCCTCGAGCTGCAGGAATCGCCCGGCACCCGCTACATGGATGTCGTCAGCTTCCGCGGCGATGTGCCTGCGGGAGCCTCCGGTGAGATCTTCAACGTCAACAACGCCTTCATCAACAACGCCGGCGACGTGATCTACGACGCACGCCTCTCCGGCGCGGGCTCCAATGACGCCGCCGTGTTCTTCGGCCCGGCGGGCGGGGTCCAGACCGCCATTGCGGTCAAGGGCACGCCTGCGGGAGCGGGCAACTTCGGCGCTTTCAGCAAGCTGACGCTCAACAACCTCGGCAACGCCGGCTTCGAGTCGCTTGTCGGAACCACCCCGGGCCACTTCGCCAACACCGGAGGAGCCGTCCTGGCCTCCGCCCAGAAGGGTGCGGCCTCGCCGCTTGCCGGCAGCCCGACATACAACGCCCTCTACCAGCCCGCCATGGCCTCCAACGGCGATCTGCTCACCCCGGCCTACCTGCTCCTGGGCTCCGGAAGCGGGGTCACGATCGCCGACGACACGGTCATCACCGGCAGCGCCGGCACGGTGATCGCACGGGAAGGCTCGCCCAGCTCCATCCCGGCGACAAACTACGGCCAGCTCCACCAGCGCGTGGTGACCAGCGAGGCCGGCGAAAGGTATGCCTTCCCCGCGTTCCTTGAGGAGGCGGTCTTCGACCCAGCCACCAACACCGGCCTCTTCGTCGGCACCCTCGGTGCCGGCCAGCCCTCGCTCGTCGTCCGCGAAGGCGATGCGGCCGGCGGGGTGAGCGGCGCGGCCTTCTTCCAGTTCCTCGGCGAGGCGGTCAACAGCGCCGGTGAAATCGCCATGCGCGCCAACGTGACGGGCACCGGGATCACCTCCCTCAACAACGAGGCGATATGGACCAACGCGGGCAACACCTCGCTGCCGCCGGTCCTCGTCGCCAGGGAGGGTGCCGTCGCCCCTTGCGCACCTAGGAACAGGGTCGCCTTCGCAAGGTTCACCACCCTGCACATGAACGATGACGGCTCGGTGGTCTTCCACGCATACCTCAAGGATGCCACCGGGATCCCCACGGTCACTTCCGCCAACGACGGCAGCATCTGGCGCTGGAGCGGCGGAGTCCTCAGCCTCGTCGCCCGCGAGGGCGAGCTTGCCAACAACACCGCCGGTGCGCGCCTGCTGAGCATCAACGGCTTCGACTGCAACGATGTGGGCGGCGTCGTCTATGACGCGACCCTCGTGCCGGGTGTCGGCGATGCCACCACCGCCACCAACCAGGCGGTCTTCGTCGACCGCGGCGCCTCGGATCCCGCCCCGCTGCTGGTGATGCGCCGCAACGATTCCTTCGATGTCGACGGCACCACCCACAGCGTGGCCGGGATCAAGATCAGCACCGAGTCGAACACGGGCGGCGGCACCGGCGGCTACGGCCGCGCCATCAACGACTCCGGGGACATCGTCTTCAACCTGACACTCTCGGGCAACAAGTCGGGGATCTTCATCCTCGGCACGCCTCCTCCCTGA
- a CDS encoding oligosaccharide flippase family protein: protein MSLFAKLARGASVNLIEHGLKVVVMFITTPLMISRLGKEDYGIWLLAIAIIAYFRLLDLGVSFAGSRFLGTALGSGDRQEYQSLARNLCRLFVRIGIAALALTALTVLALPLFISDPGMSATVRVMVAGLGVTTALRFFTRIYEVILKSHVRYDLIGISSIMKTILQSGLIIGLLIAGKGLMALLVAHILIDILDQVLLVFFARRIESGLGLGKSSGGAARTGELLRYSATAMVTVAGQSLRQGIDPLIITHVSGVATLPPYSVGARFLGVFTDVINAIFGGNFMSAFSQLHGRGDQEVLNSRFLEAIRYCTLAAALGGCSLMMFGPAFIERWVGPDFEMSGKVLWILTPVTALSLCQYPVWSLFYSQNKQHWLAIFTLVSGIFNLTLSFYLAWQIGWMGVVWATCVEMAIAFGIVTPWLVTKVCAIPLERYLGQIVITGMKVTLVSVAYWLALHSFIVPAYDRLFLLGSGYLAAISVSTWFLVFAPRERSQLLEKMRSILKPSTKPQP, encoded by the coding sequence TTGTCACTTTTCGCCAAATTGGCTCGCGGCGCGTCGGTCAATCTGATTGAACACGGCCTGAAAGTAGTGGTGATGTTCATCACCACACCGCTCATGATCAGTCGTCTTGGCAAGGAGGACTATGGCATCTGGCTCCTGGCAATCGCCATCATTGCCTATTTCCGCCTTCTCGACCTTGGTGTTTCCTTTGCGGGCTCGCGTTTTCTTGGAACGGCCCTCGGGTCAGGCGACCGGCAGGAATACCAATCCTTGGCACGAAATCTCTGCAGGCTTTTCGTCCGTATTGGAATTGCTGCACTTGCCCTGACAGCGCTCACGGTCTTGGCGCTGCCACTCTTCATATCGGATCCCGGCATGTCTGCCACGGTAAGGGTCATGGTCGCAGGTCTGGGGGTGACTACCGCATTGAGGTTCTTCACGAGGATCTACGAGGTGATACTCAAGAGCCACGTCAGATATGACCTGATCGGGATATCCTCGATCATGAAAACGATACTCCAGTCAGGGCTTATCATTGGTCTCCTGATTGCCGGCAAGGGCCTGATGGCGCTCCTGGTCGCACACATCCTGATCGATATTTTGGATCAGGTGTTGCTGGTGTTCTTTGCAAGACGGATTGAGTCGGGTCTCGGCCTTGGCAAGTCATCAGGGGGCGCGGCGAGAACGGGCGAGCTGCTACGCTACAGTGCGACGGCAATGGTGACGGTTGCAGGACAAAGCCTGCGGCAGGGGATTGATCCGCTCATCATCACCCATGTCTCTGGAGTGGCGACCCTTCCACCCTACAGTGTTGGCGCACGCTTCCTGGGTGTTTTCACGGATGTGATCAACGCCATCTTCGGAGGAAACTTCATGTCGGCCTTCAGCCAGCTGCATGGGCGCGGGGATCAGGAGGTGCTGAACAGCAGATTCCTAGAGGCGATCCGCTACTGTACGCTTGCCGCTGCCTTGGGCGGATGCTCGCTTATGATGTTCGGCCCTGCTTTCATCGAGCGTTGGGTCGGTCCCGATTTTGAGATGTCCGGCAAGGTGCTCTGGATCCTCACTCCTGTGACAGCTCTATCCTTGTGCCAGTATCCGGTGTGGAGCCTGTTCTACAGCCAGAACAAGCAACATTGGCTGGCGATTTTCACATTGGTGAGCGGGATATTCAATTTGACGCTCAGTTTTTACCTGGCCTGGCAAATAGGCTGGATGGGTGTGGTCTGGGCGACCTGTGTGGAAATGGCGATAGCGTTCGGCATCGTAACCCCATGGTTGGTCACAAAGGTCTGTGCCATACCCTTGGAGCGGTATCTTGGGCAGATAGTCATCACTGGAATGAAAGTTACGCTTGTATCCGTTGCGTATTGGCTGGCGTTGCACTCATTCATCGTGCCGGCCTATGATCGCCTTTTCCTGCTTGGCTCCGGGTATTTGGCTGCCATCTCCGTCTCCACCTGGTTCCTTGTATTCGCCCCTAGGGAGCGAAGCCAGCTTCTGGAAAAGATGAGATCGATCCTGAAACCGTCCACAAAGCCACAGCCGTGA
- a CDS encoding polysaccharide biosynthesis/export family protein: protein MAASQADNGTIKVGDELELFVTEDPVFNGRYLVRERGDIIIPDIGRIQLQGLNVESAERRVESRLEQGQIKDATVILDRIRDTGPGPAVAGASRMLVYMTGAVQKPGQHMLTVPEGRPLGVYEAILISGGTGRFADEQKVHVLRMDAKRVRHRIPVNIKLIRQGETPDPAIGQGDVVVVPEKVFGF from the coding sequence GTGGCTGCAAGCCAGGCCGACAACGGCACCATCAAGGTCGGTGATGAGTTGGAGCTGTTCGTCACCGAAGACCCTGTGTTCAACGGCAGGTATCTGGTGCGGGAGCGCGGGGACATCATCATCCCCGACATCGGGCGCATCCAGTTGCAGGGGCTGAATGTCGAATCTGCGGAGCGGAGGGTCGAAAGCCGCCTTGAGCAGGGGCAAATCAAGGATGCCACCGTAATTCTCGACAGGATCAGGGATACGGGTCCAGGGCCTGCGGTTGCCGGAGCCAGCAGAATGCTCGTTTACATGACCGGCGCGGTTCAGAAACCCGGACAACACATGTTGACCGTGCCTGAAGGCAGGCCGCTCGGGGTTTATGAGGCGATTCTGATCTCAGGGGGGACAGGACGGTTCGCAGACGAGCAAAAGGTACATGTCCTGCGCATGGACGCCAAGCGAGTGAGACACCGCATTCCAGTCAACATCAAGCTCATCCGCCAAGGCGAAACCCCGGATCCCGCGATCGGGCAGGGCGATGTGGTCGTAGTTCCCGAGAAGGTTTTCGGGTTTTAG